The following coding sequences are from one Eublepharis macularius isolate TG4126 chromosome 19, MPM_Emac_v1.0, whole genome shotgun sequence window:
- the NANOS3 gene encoding nanos homolog 3 — translation MSAFQVWRDYLQLAQVVSELGKQQPGQEAPSPQEQEPQGEPALAQSASEEQICSFCKHNGESRGIYASHGLKDRQGRVQCPILRQYTCPQCGASGDTAHTKRFCPLTKKGYTSVYGSSRRNSAGRVRRKVSGRLESERGREGAVETLSKTFACLLPAALTLSDRYSGSSFAER, via the coding sequence ATGAGCGCTTTCCAAGTCTGGAGGGACTATTTGCAGCTGGCCCAAGTGGTCTCGGAGCTAGGCAAGCAGCAGCCCGGGCAGGAGGCCCCCAGCCCCCAGGAACAGGAGCCGCAGGGCGAGCCCGCCCTGGCCCAGAGCGCCTCGGAGGAGCAGATCTGTTCTTTTTGCAAGCACAACGGAGAATCCCGGGGCATCTACGCCTCGCACGGCCTCAAGGACCGGCAGGGGCGGGTGCAGTGCCCCATCCTCCGGCAGTACACCTGCCCGCAGTGCGGCGCGTCCGGCGACACGGCCCACACCAAGCGCTTCTGCCCCTTGACCAAGAAGGGCTACACCTCCGTCTATGGCAGCAGCCGGAGGAATTCCGCAGGGAGGGTGAGACGAAAGGTAAGCGGCCGTCTGGAGAGCGAGAGAGGCAGGGAGGGCGCGGTAGAGACCCTCTCCAAAACTTTTGCTTGTCTTCTCCCCGCAGCTTTAACACTTTCAGACCGATACTCCGGCTCTTCCTTCGCCGAGCGGTAA